In the genome of Leptospira licerasiae serovar Varillal str. VAR 010, one region contains:
- a CDS encoding ATP-dependent helicase, with protein MFQSLSPEQARAVQTVHGPILIFAGAGSGKTRVISNRIAHMIQDHHIPAGKIVALSFTNKSAKEMGERVRKLIPRNLLKGITLSTFHSLGLGILKKHIEKLDYKQPFLLLNQADQEGLVTGMLVAQKLEPKRPQIMEVLSKISRIKNSGPDYLADMRTSMNEGDLLAASLFQQYQDTLKEQNSIDFDDLILLPSKLLRQFEEVREEYHKKFQYFMVDEFQDTNPIQYEFLRALMGESDNLCVVGDDDQSIYAFRGSDVSLILGFENDFKGASVIRLLENYRSTDIIVSAANSLIRHNLSRRSKELFSKVPGALKVKYVERADEKDEAEWVAESIREEIIKQARKGSQIAILFRTNFQSRPFEEAFRAREMPYKVVGGYNFFDRKEVRDLISYIRLIANQKDDASLLRIINYPKRGIGSGSISLVHEKAAQNKESLYETLFRVCESPDFIPDLNRKISSEIYNFVNLIEKAKKKFSSSPRLFFALRELIADLGLEKEIVLEEKEEKVAKARIYNMSELVNMLAFFEENNDSGEKPTLFDFINRLAMLMEDEPSDEKEDNRVQLLTIHQSKGLEFESVYVVGLEEGILPSGRATVEDQSVDEERRLMYVAMTRAKRHLCLTGAANRRKFGEQLASEPSRFLKEIDPETLDWLSNEETRQQETSDFLQELEKLKIG; from the coding sequence ATTTTTCAAAGTCTTTCTCCGGAACAAGCTCGCGCAGTCCAAACAGTTCATGGACCAATTTTGATTTTTGCAGGTGCAGGTTCCGGAAAAACAAGAGTGATCTCGAACCGTATCGCTCATATGATCCAGGACCATCATATTCCTGCGGGAAAGATTGTTGCATTGTCCTTCACAAACAAAAGTGCAAAAGAAATGGGAGAGAGGGTTCGTAAACTTATCCCTAGGAATTTATTAAAAGGGATTACTCTTTCCACGTTCCATTCTCTTGGGCTTGGAATTTTAAAAAAACATATCGAGAAGTTGGATTATAAACAACCTTTCCTACTTCTGAACCAAGCTGACCAGGAAGGTCTTGTAACTGGAATGCTTGTGGCCCAAAAGTTGGAGCCTAAACGACCTCAGATCATGGAAGTTCTTTCTAAAATTTCCAGGATTAAAAACTCAGGGCCGGATTATTTGGCGGATATGAGAACCTCAATGAATGAGGGAGATCTTTTGGCCGCTTCTCTTTTCCAACAATACCAGGACACTTTAAAGGAACAGAACTCGATCGACTTCGATGATCTTATCCTTCTACCTTCTAAACTTTTAAGACAGTTCGAAGAAGTGAGAGAGGAATACCATAAAAAGTTCCAATACTTTATGGTGGATGAGTTTCAGGACACGAACCCGATCCAATATGAATTCTTAAGAGCGCTTATGGGAGAATCGGACAATCTATGCGTGGTTGGTGACGACGATCAGTCCATCTACGCATTCAGAGGTTCAGATGTAAGTTTGATCTTAGGATTTGAAAACGATTTCAAAGGTGCAAGTGTGATCCGTCTCTTAGAGAATTATAGATCCACAGACATCATAGTCTCTGCGGCAAATTCTCTCATCCGTCACAATCTATCCAGAAGATCCAAGGAACTTTTTTCTAAGGTGCCTGGTGCCCTCAAAGTAAAGTATGTGGAAAGGGCCGACGAAAAAGACGAAGCGGAATGGGTGGCGGAAAGTATCCGAGAAGAGATCATCAAACAAGCTAGAAAAGGAAGCCAGATCGCTATCCTTTTCCGCACCAACTTTCAATCCAGACCATTTGAAGAAGCGTTCCGAGCCAGGGAGATGCCTTATAAAGTAGTGGGCGGTTATAACTTTTTCGATCGGAAAGAAGTCCGGGATCTGATCTCCTACATCCGTCTAATCGCGAACCAAAAGGACGACGCATCTTTATTAAGAATTATTAATTATCCGAAACGTGGGATCGGCTCCGGTTCCATTTCTCTTGTGCATGAAAAAGCGGCTCAAAACAAGGAATCCCTTTATGAGACATTATTCAGGGTATGCGAGTCCCCTGATTTTATTCCTGACTTGAACCGTAAAATTTCTTCAGAGATCTATAATTTCGTAAATCTGATCGAAAAGGCAAAGAAAAAGTTCTCTTCTTCTCCAAGGCTATTCTTCGCCTTACGAGAGTTAATCGCAGATTTGGGTCTGGAAAAAGAGATCGTGCTGGAAGAGAAAGAGGAGAAGGTCGCAAAGGCACGGATCTACAATATGTCCGAGCTTGTGAACATGTTGGCATTTTTCGAAGAGAATAATGACTCAGGAGAAAAACCCACTCTATTCGACTTTATCAACCGTTTGGCGATGCTAATGGAAGACGAACCGTCCGACGAGAAAGAAGACAATCGAGTACAGTTACTCACCATTCACCAATCCAAAGGATTGGAATTCGAGTCTGTTTATGTCGTGGGACTGGAAGAGGGGATCTTGCCTTCCGGAAGGGCCACTGTAGAAGACCAATCTGTGGACGAAGAGCGCCGTTTGATGTATGTAGCGATGACTCGGGCGAAGAGGCATTTATGCTTGACAGGTGCCGCTAATCGCCGCAAATTTGGGGAGCAATTGGCCTCCGAGCCCTCTCGCTTCCTTAAGGAGATAGATCCGGAGACTTTGGACTGGCTTTCCAATGAGGAAACCAGGCAACAGGAGACTAGTGATTTCCTGCAAGAACTTGAAAAATTGAAAATCGGATGA
- a CDS encoding tetratricopeptide repeat protein yields the protein MSKYLTILFIGAQFLLYCASTQKEGAVSANLETQVRAEIKGIDQQLSDLHPEDKRRSELLLQKSKLLLKIESFKEASLVLREVQNSKEGRNLQHLDHYLGSAYLGINDYDNAIVHFRKSDNVDRDFESVTRKKMWAKAYFEDEKYGQALGILGRASREKNFEKDLFYYETVVVSFYRIKEYKRCQLVLEEGLQKFPESLVLKETSEKISQVLQR from the coding sequence ATGAGTAAATATCTGACAATACTGTTTATCGGAGCTCAATTCCTCCTCTACTGTGCAAGTACACAAAAAGAAGGGGCGGTTTCCGCCAATTTAGAGACCCAGGTCCGAGCGGAAATCAAGGGAATAGACCAGCAATTAAGCGATCTGCACCCTGAAGACAAAAGACGTTCCGAGCTACTCCTCCAAAAATCCAAACTTTTACTAAAAATCGAATCCTTCAAAGAAGCCTCTCTCGTTTTGAGAGAAGTGCAAAATTCCAAAGAAGGTCGCAATCTACAACATTTGGACCATTATTTAGGTTCTGCTTACCTTGGGATCAACGACTATGATAATGCTATCGTTCATTTCCGTAAGTCGGACAATGTGGATCGCGATTTTGAGTCTGTTACCCGCAAAAAAATGTGGGCAAAAGCCTATTTCGAAGATGAGAAATACGGCCAGGCTCTTGGGATTTTAGGCAGAGCTTCCAGAGAGAAAAACTTCGAAAAAGATCTATTCTACTATGAGACTGTAGTAGTCAGCTTTTACAGAATTAAGGAATACAAAAGATGTCAGTTGGTTCTGGAAGAGGGATTACAGAAATTTCCGGAAAGCCTAGTACTGAAGGAAACCTCGGAGAAAATCAGCCAGGTTCTCCAACGGTAA
- a CDS encoding LIC_12586 family protein, whose amino-acid sequence MSVGSGRGITEISGKPSTEGNLGENQPGSPTVIHLKILVPKNPLFKKDSVTFQIAVPPKLYRFVSSSFEKIQTITEKPSFRKISIIMVVIFLLLAAAKETAEWYFVRRVLDLRGVKELTRGFINEELDRAVTLGVVEYEFPNHVFIEDLKISSDEDFASQRMIFKANKIELLLRGLWKGQPSVKAIRVRNAQLSIDLEDRISGEILSYIHKINIPEIRLEDTTVTVYKGGKVLLENVKGIDFNIRKEDTKINVQISDSLFPIPGFRYVSGKFSTDIGSKNMNLEILFKNAKAESSGGLYSEFSQFYPKTGKISGHAVLESDGTNLNVQGKTEFSNVKGIVLQELPLQSEVWEWKDIDLEHEWTRTQNGNVFMEEHKVFSGEDKLTLIKSKNEKGLKSWDLSLTVEDLDDIRNFLPVSSDLETLGGSLDLHWKGTETGSYGDWMKSEAKFSLQNFRWKDPYLDLEIKDGELGWSLAGILEAKLKGKQFGLPWSASLKGKTGYKKGVKGDGSSYFPLQGEYNLELETDSIVLSNFFPLYGSIRQWIREDIHTRMEKLIPEINFTRTPIYKYFLENPTGSLKLTSKEVKWDLGLPSMGKLDASLKFAPSQSRLDASITGSGTAKLNSYFTYGTDNPYFGIDFETINLPWGVPSFSFCGGDLVPETLDSDGNIRFNGNNFLDIHDRMYITIDKVKLSNTIWKGKGEFPVPVPPKFEMGFDYWNPGSPPKRNVYWKGGNVNATANSYIDSDSVKYFVTGNTYSLSSESNSAVPISAFAFKIKENSAGCVKE is encoded by the coding sequence ATGTCAGTTGGTTCTGGAAGAGGGATTACAGAAATTTCCGGAAAGCCTAGTACTGAAGGAAACCTCGGAGAAAATCAGCCAGGTTCTCCAACGGTAATTCACCTCAAAATTTTAGTCCCGAAAAATCCATTATTTAAAAAGGACAGCGTTACGTTTCAGATCGCTGTCCCTCCTAAACTGTATAGATTCGTATCTTCTTCTTTTGAAAAGATACAGACTATTACTGAAAAACCTTCCTTTAGAAAGATCTCCATTATTATGGTTGTGATCTTCCTACTTTTAGCCGCGGCGAAAGAAACTGCAGAATGGTACTTTGTAAGAAGAGTTTTAGATCTTAGAGGGGTGAAGGAACTCACACGTGGATTTATCAACGAAGAATTAGACAGGGCAGTTACTCTAGGAGTAGTTGAATACGAATTCCCGAATCATGTATTTATAGAAGATCTAAAAATTTCCAGCGACGAGGACTTTGCTTCTCAGCGAATGATCTTCAAAGCGAACAAAATCGAATTATTATTAAGAGGTCTTTGGAAGGGACAACCTTCCGTGAAAGCGATCCGAGTGCGTAATGCACAATTGAGTATCGATTTGGAAGATAGGATCTCTGGCGAAATTTTGTCCTATATCCATAAGATCAATATTCCTGAGATCAGATTAGAAGATACAACAGTCACCGTATATAAAGGTGGCAAAGTCCTTCTGGAGAACGTGAAGGGGATCGATTTTAATATTCGAAAAGAGGACACTAAGATCAATGTTCAAATTTCGGATTCTTTATTTCCAATTCCAGGCTTTAGATACGTAAGCGGAAAATTCAGCACTGATATTGGAAGCAAGAATATGAATCTGGAAATTCTGTTTAAGAATGCAAAGGCAGAATCTTCCGGCGGTTTGTATTCCGAATTCTCCCAATTCTATCCTAAAACAGGAAAGATTTCCGGCCATGCAGTTTTAGAATCGGACGGAACTAATCTGAACGTCCAGGGTAAAACAGAATTTTCTAATGTAAAAGGTATCGTTTTACAGGAACTTCCTTTACAAAGCGAAGTTTGGGAATGGAAAGATATTGATCTGGAACATGAATGGACCCGCACTCAAAACGGAAATGTTTTCATGGAAGAGCATAAGGTATTCTCCGGAGAAGACAAACTCACTCTTATTAAATCTAAAAATGAAAAAGGACTTAAATCTTGGGATTTGAGTCTTACCGTCGAAGACTTGGATGATATCCGTAATTTTCTGCCTGTTTCTTCCGATTTGGAAACTCTCGGGGGAAGCCTGGATCTTCATTGGAAGGGCACCGAGACGGGAAGTTACGGGGACTGGATGAAGTCAGAGGCGAAATTCTCTCTCCAAAATTTTAGATGGAAGGATCCTTATTTGGATCTAGAGATCAAAGACGGAGAGCTTGGATGGAGCTTAGCTGGAATTTTAGAAGCAAAGTTAAAAGGAAAACAATTCGGTCTTCCTTGGTCTGCAAGTCTTAAGGGCAAAACAGGCTACAAAAAGGGAGTCAAGGGGGATGGGAGTTCCTACTTTCCTTTACAAGGAGAATATAATCTAGAGTTAGAGACTGATTCCATTGTTCTTTCTAACTTTTTTCCATTGTACGGATCGATTCGTCAATGGATTCGGGAAGATATCCATACTAGAATGGAAAAACTCATCCCTGAAATTAATTTCACAAGAACCCCTATCTATAAATACTTTCTAGAAAATCCTACAGGCAGTCTTAAACTTACTTCCAAGGAAGTAAAATGGGATCTTGGACTTCCGAGTATGGGTAAGCTGGATGCAAGTTTGAAATTTGCACCTTCCCAATCTAGGTTAGATGCAAGTATCACCGGCTCAGGGACCGCTAAATTGAATTCTTATTTTACTTATGGTACTGATAATCCTTATTTCGGAATAGATTTCGAGACGATCAATTTACCCTGGGGAGTTCCAAGCTTTTCTTTCTGCGGGGGAGATTTGGTCCCGGAAACTTTGGATTCCGACGGGAATATACGATTTAACGGAAATAATTTCTTAGACATTCACGATAGGATGTACATCACCATAGACAAGGTGAAACTTTCTAATACGATTTGGAAAGGTAAGGGAGAATTTCCTGTGCCTGTTCCTCCTAAGTTCGAGATGGGATTTGATTATTGGAATCCGGGAAGTCCGCCTAAAAGAAACGTTTATTGGAAAGGTGGTAATGTAAACGCAACTGCGAACTCTTATATTGATTCGGATTCCGTGAAATATTTTGTGACCGGAAATACTTATTCACTTTCCAGTGAATCCAATTCTGCGGTTCCGATCTCTGCGTTTGCATTTAAGATCAAGGAAAATAGTGCCGGTTGTGTGAAGGAGTAA
- the lpxB gene encoding lipid-A-disaccharide synthase, with amino-acid sequence MATSRKLTLPKKSSLKPKKAGDKIRTENISAPASPVFMMLAGEHSGDLLGAEVLKELKKHDPDLTFFGIGGPRMLEEGFDSIENMEELSVIGFTAVLFKYKFLKALMDRLVNEAVARSCTHAILIDYPGFNLRLAERLKELGIKVIFYVSPQLWAWNFGRIYKIKESVDLMLVLFPFEKKIYDDYGVRSVFVGHPIAQRIKEKIRKEALIPVDEKQSTHLQTITLMPGSRSGEIHRMLDTLLQSAALIHQEAEAEKKHVRFLIPNINVKEEEFIQTKIKETEESHPGIKIEYLFDRSLRSIEASDIVLVTSGTATLEVVYFEKPMVILYKVSLLSYFISALLIRTPFIGLVNILSGKETVKELIQAECTPEETVRETMAILKNKKYRNQMIEEIRSVKESLGEEHSSKNASRAILQFLREKPANV; translated from the coding sequence GTGGCAACGTCTCGAAAATTAACTCTACCCAAAAAAAGCTCCCTAAAGCCTAAGAAGGCCGGAGACAAAATCAGGACGGAAAATATTTCCGCCCCCGCTTCTCCTGTATTTATGATGTTAGCTGGAGAACATTCCGGCGATCTATTAGGCGCAGAAGTATTAAAAGAACTTAAAAAACACGATCCGGATCTCACTTTTTTCGGAATAGGCGGCCCCAGAATGCTGGAAGAAGGTTTCGATTCCATAGAAAACATGGAAGAACTTTCAGTAATCGGTTTCACAGCAGTCTTATTCAAATATAAATTCTTAAAAGCGCTTATGGACCGATTGGTAAATGAGGCAGTGGCCCGCTCTTGCACACACGCAATCTTAATCGATTATCCCGGTTTCAATCTGAGATTAGCGGAAAGGCTTAAAGAGTTAGGGATCAAAGTGATATTTTATGTTTCTCCACAACTCTGGGCCTGGAATTTCGGACGTATCTATAAGATCAAAGAATCAGTAGATCTGATGTTGGTATTATTTCCTTTCGAAAAGAAGATATACGATGATTACGGAGTTCGTTCCGTATTTGTAGGACATCCGATCGCTCAAAGGATTAAAGAGAAGATCCGAAAGGAAGCTCTCATCCCGGTAGACGAAAAGCAATCGACTCATCTTCAAACGATTACACTTATGCCAGGCTCACGTTCCGGAGAGATCCACAGAATGTTGGATACATTACTCCAATCCGCGGCACTCATTCACCAAGAAGCCGAAGCGGAAAAAAAACATGTTAGATTCCTGATCCCGAACATCAACGTAAAAGAAGAAGAGTTCATCCAAACTAAAATCAAGGAAACAGAAGAATCTCACCCCGGCATCAAGATCGAATACTTATTCGATCGATCTCTGAGATCTATTGAAGCTTCGGATATTGTATTGGTTACTTCCGGAACGGCGACATTAGAAGTCGTATATTTCGAAAAACCGATGGTGATCCTTTACAAGGTCAGTTTACTCAGTTATTTTATCTCTGCACTTCTGATCCGCACACCTTTTATCGGGTTAGTTAACATACTCAGCGGAAAAGAAACCGTGAAGGAACTCATACAGGCGGAATGTACTCCGGAAGAAACCGTGAGAGAAACTATGGCCATTCTAAAAAATAAAAAGTACAGAAACCAGATGATAGAAGAGATCCGTTCCGTAAAAGAATCTTTAGGCGAAGAGCATAGTTCTAAGAATGCAAGCCGAGCGATTTTACAGTTCCTAAGAGAAAAACCTGCTAACGTGTAG
- a CDS encoding LpxI family protein has product MGRLGILAGGGNLPQIGMKEALAAGEDPFFLSIAESDFTPGNYPDRVIPIRIVKIGGLLKACKTNQIDRLLLLGKVKKEIIFKSLNFDLKALALLARMVNRHDYSIFKTVAEDFEKQGIHIISQKTYLKSLLLPEGRYTKRALDKKQVEDVIFGMEYAEKIAHLDIGQAVVVVDKSVLAVEAVEGTDQAIKRGGSFAKKRKAVVCKSSKPSQDPRFDLPTVGVETLKVMSENNCDTLAVREGETIIVNPSEFINLAEKLKIHILSIGRGNVSKINSTQKKLPKA; this is encoded by the coding sequence TTGGGACGTTTAGGAATACTAGCCGGAGGGGGAAATCTTCCTCAGATAGGCATGAAAGAAGCCCTGGCCGCCGGGGAAGATCCTTTTTTTCTTTCGATAGCGGAGTCCGATTTCACTCCTGGAAATTATCCGGACAGAGTGATACCAATCAGGATCGTAAAGATTGGCGGACTGTTAAAAGCGTGCAAAACAAATCAGATAGATAGACTTCTTCTATTAGGAAAAGTTAAAAAAGAGATCATCTTTAAAAGTTTGAACTTCGACTTAAAGGCGCTCGCCCTACTCGCAAGAATGGTCAACCGTCACGACTATTCGATATTCAAAACTGTAGCGGAAGATTTTGAAAAACAAGGCATCCATATCATTTCCCAAAAGACTTATTTGAAATCCCTTCTACTTCCTGAAGGACGTTATACTAAAAGGGCCTTGGACAAAAAACAAGTAGAAGATGTGATCTTTGGAATGGAATACGCGGAGAAGATCGCTCATCTGGATATAGGCCAAGCGGTAGTGGTCGTAGATAAATCCGTATTAGCGGTAGAAGCTGTGGAAGGAACGGACCAAGCCATTAAAAGAGGCGGAAGTTTCGCGAAAAAAAGAAAGGCAGTAGTGTGTAAGAGTTCCAAACCCAGCCAGGATCCCAGATTCGATCTTCCCACAGTAGGAGTAGAGACCTTAAAAGTAATGAGCGAGAACAACTGCGATACACTCGCAGTTCGTGAAGGAGAGACCATAATTGTAAATCCTTCCGAATTTATTAACCTTGCAGAAAAATTGAAAATTCATATCTTGAGCATCGGCCGTGGCAACGTCTCGAAAATTAACTCTACCCAAAAAAAGCTCCCTAAAGCCTAA
- a CDS encoding FmdB family zinc ribbon protein, which translates to MPTYDYRCKACGQTFEHFQSMKDDPLTTCLLCGKTGEVDRLISNVGGIIFKGSGFYVTDNKSSSKSSESTGSSGSSSN; encoded by the coding sequence GTGCCTACTTACGATTATAGATGCAAGGCTTGCGGACAAACTTTTGAACATTTTCAATCCATGAAGGACGATCCCTTAACTACCTGTCTTCTATGCGGTAAAACTGGAGAAGTAGATAGATTGATCTCCAATGTAGGAGGGATCATCTTTAAAGGATCCGGATTCTACGTAACAGATAATAAATCCTCTTCCAAAAGTTCCGAATCCACCGGTTCCTCCGGTTCTTCTTCCAACTAA